One window of Athalia rosae chromosome 2, iyAthRosa1.1, whole genome shotgun sequence genomic DNA carries:
- the LOC105694037 gene encoding uncharacterized protein F58A4.6, giving the protein METGVQLVIYRRNSIYDHLIIKENVTSVDTKNYQKSHETRTRLNLNAHGINSYLVSAYVYWLKRSNCYRQAALKALLDFSESKAVSDRSPMIYIRLRTPRHQYLSYKWNERVTQMVLERRELDHAMSWLSTLGGAFSALGDTFEHCAEMAGKISIRQLQLALRIGDPLLVARCKLWAALSLLQRGWLKVTKNIVISCYQLAVVEKDVRLQNMCRGIWSKLQYTYKLKRQSKKL; this is encoded by the exons ATGGAGACTGGAGTTCAACTTGTCATTTATAGACGAAATAGTATATACGATCATTTAATTATCAAGGAAAATGTCACCAGTGTTGACaccaaaaattatcaaaaatctCACGAAACAAGAACACGTTTGAATTTGAATGCACATGGCATTAATTCCTACCTTGTATCAGCGTATGTTTATTGGTTAAAAAGATCCAACTGCTATCGACAGGCAGCGCTGAAAGCGCTGCTGGATTTTTCAGAGTCAAAAGCAGTGTCAGACAGAAGTCCTATGATTTATATCAGACTCCGAACACCTAGACATCAGTACCTTAGTTACAAATG gaaTGAAAGAGTGACTCAGATGGTGCTGGAACGGCGAGAACTGGATCATGCCATGTCTTGGTTGTCTACCCTTGGAGGAGCATTCTCCGCACTTGGGGATACTTTCGAACATTGT GCCGAGATGGCAGGGAAAATATCTATAAGGCAACTACAGCTGGCGCTGCGCATAGGAGATCCTTTGTTAGTGGCAAGATGCAAATTGTGGGCTGCTCTGAGTTTGTTGCAGCGTGGATGGCTCAAAGTGACAAAAAACATTGTGATTTCATGCTATCAACTGGCAGTGGTTGAGAAAGATGTGCGTTTACAAAACATGTGCAGGGGAATATGGTCAAAGCTTCAATATACTTATAAATTGAAACGACAATCGAAAAAGTTATAA